The genomic window CCCTTGAGGGGGATCCCCTCCTTCACGATCCTCGCAGCAGAGGCGAGGTGGTCTCTGAGGTAGGCAATCCTCTCCGGATCGTGGCATGCATCCTCATCCGGCGTGAGCACGTCTTGGAAGGCAGCCCCGTTCTCGGAGACATACATCTCGGAAGGCGTGTAATGATCGTACACCCACCTGAAGAGACGATACAATCCCTGTGGCACGATGGCCCACCCCATAGCCGTTTTGGGATAGTGATCGGGTGCTTCCGAGAAACCACGTGGATTCTCCGGATCCGCCTTTATCGCCCGCTCCGAATAGTAATTGAGCCCGAGGAAATCCATCGGAGTGGCGATGATATCCAGATCCCCCTCCTGGAGGGGGAAGGAATCCCCAGCCTCCCTCACGAGTCGCTCCGGGTATCCCCTGCCGTAGAGCGGGTCGAGGAAGAGCTTCGCACTCTCCTCCCTGTACTTCTCCAGGGCGAGAAGGTCCTCCTCCCTCCTCGTGGCCGGACGCCCCACCGACACCACCTGGACCATCCCTATCCTCCCCTCATATCCCCCGTCCCGGAAGGCCCGGACCGCAAGGCCATGCCCGAGGTAGAGGTGGTGGAGTGCAGACATGGCGAGGTTCCAATCCTCCTTCCCGGGAGCATGCCATCCCAGGGCGTATCCAAGGACCGACGAACAGAGCGGCTCGTTGAGTGTGGCCCACATCTTCACCCGGTCACCCAGGGCATCGAAACACGCCCTGGCATAGTCCGCGAAATAGAACGCCGTCTCCCTGGAGGGCCATCCTCCCTCATCCTCGAGGTATTGGGGGAGATCCCAGTGATAGAGGGTCACGAAGGGCTCTATACCGTGAGCGAGCAACCCGTCGATCAGCCTGTCGTAGTAATCGAACCCCTTCGGGTTTCGTTCCTTCATCGAATAGGGGAAGACCCTCGGCCACGCGATGGAAAACCGGTACGAGGTGATCCCGAGCTCTGCCATGAGCTTCACATCCTCTTCGTACCGCCGATACTGATAGGCACCGGGCTCACCGTTGTGGCCGTATTTGACCTTTCCGGGCATCCGGGAGAAGGTGTCCCAGATGCTCTCCCCCCTCCCGTCCGCGCCGAGCGATCCCTCGACCTGATAGCTCGAGGTCGCCACTCCCCAGACAAAGTCCTCAGGAAACAGGCCTTGCTTCATACGTCCTCCAGCATACACATATGTGATGTGATCCATCAACCTGCGAGAGAAGTATATCAGATGATATGACCTTTTTCCTTGACGATATTACCTCTTTTTAGCACAATACGGTCATGTTTTCTGTTTCCAAGGGAGAGCTCTTCCGAAACAACGAGAGGATACGGATATCCACCAACTTCCTCCCCTCCCGTCACGCACCGGATCACGGTGTGGATCTCACCTACATCCCCCACCATCACGACTTTTTCGAGCTGGTGGTGATCCTCGACGGGGAAGGATTCCACCACATCGGCGAGACCGCGCACTCGGTATTCCGGGGCGATGTGTTCATCATCCTCCCGTCCGTGCCCCACCACTTCCAGGCCTCGCACCTGCGCCTTGTGAATGTGATGTTCCGGGAAGACGTACTGGAGCCCTACGAGCACGAGCTCCGACAGCTCCCGGGCTTCACGGCCCTCTTCACCCTGGAGCCGCGGGAGCGCCTCGAGGGGAGGCGCAAGGGGCACCTCAGGCTCTCGGGCTCGAGGCTCGAAGAGGTGGAACGACTCATCCACCAGCTCATCCGCGAGGAGAACTCACGCGCACCGGGACACACCATCATGGCTGCGGGCCTCTTCTTCCAGCTGCTCACCGTCCTCGCCCGTGAATACCAGCGCCTCTCCACCCCGGAAGCCCACCGGATCCTCACGATAAGCTCGGTCCTCTCCGCACTCGAGACCCAGTACCCCCGTCGGTGGACACTCGAGGAGCTCTGCGCCAGGGCGAACCTCTCCCCTTCCACCCTGCGCCGCCACTTCATAAGGGCCGTGGGCATGCCTCCCCTCCGTTACCTCGCCTATCTCAGGGTGGAGAAGGCATGCGAGCTCCTCACCCATACGGACCTCACCATGCTCGAGATAGCGGAGGAGGTGGGCTTCCAGGACAGCAACTACTTTGCCCGCCAGTTCAGACGGTACAAGGGCATCTCTCCCAGGGAGTTCCGCCGGATCACGCGGCGTGGCGTCTCCGCACCTGCACCCTAGAGGGCGAGCATCCGCTCCACCGCCGTGAGGGCCCGCTCCCGCATCCGCTCGTCC from Spirochaeta thermophila DSM 6192 includes these protein-coding regions:
- a CDS encoding GH1 family beta-glucosidase; the encoded protein is MKQGLFPEDFVWGVATSSYQVEGSLGADGRGESIWDTFSRMPGKVKYGHNGEPGAYQYRRYEEDVKLMAELGITSYRFSIAWPRVFPYSMKERNPKGFDYYDRLIDGLLAHGIEPFVTLYHWDLPQYLEDEGGWPSRETAFYFADYARACFDALGDRVKMWATLNEPLCSSVLGYALGWHAPGKEDWNLAMSALHHLYLGHGLAVRAFRDGGYEGRIGMVQVVSVGRPATRREEDLLALEKYREESAKLFLDPLYGRGYPERLVREAGDSFPLQEGDLDIIATPMDFLGLNYYSERAIKADPENPRGFSEAPDHYPKTAMGWAIVPQGLYRLFRWVYDHYTPSEMYVSENGAAFQDVLTPDEDACHDPERIAYLRDHLASAARIVKEGIPLKGYYLWSFIDNFEWAYGYTKRFGIVYCDYLDGRRIPKDSYYYYREVIAGNEVFEV
- a CDS encoding helix-turn-helix domain-containing protein, translated to MFSVSKGELFRNNERIRISTNFLPSRHAPDHGVDLTYIPHHHDFFELVVILDGEGFHHIGETAHSVFRGDVFIILPSVPHHFQASHLRLVNVMFREDVLEPYEHELRQLPGFTALFTLEPRERLEGRRKGHLRLSGSRLEEVERLIHQLIREENSRAPGHTIMAAGLFFQLLTVLAREYQRLSTPEAHRILTISSVLSALETQYPRRWTLEELCARANLSPSTLRRHFIRAVGMPPLRYLAYLRVEKACELLTHTDLTMLEIAEEVGFQDSNYFARQFRRYKGISPREFRRITRRGVSAPAP